From the Helianthus annuus cultivar XRQ/B chromosome 17, HanXRQr2.0-SUNRISE, whole genome shotgun sequence genome, the window ATCtccgttgcctcatgtttaagtcTTTCTGCTCGAAGAAATATttgaggctcttgtgatccgagtAGATTGTACATTTCGCACggtaaagataatgtctccatatctttaaggcgaAAACTATTGCCGCCaactctaagtcatgagtcggGTAGTTTCCTTCATGCGGTTTAAGTTATCTTGAGGCATACGCGATAACCTTTCCCCGTTGCATTAAGACGCATCCTAAACCCTGATGTGAAGCATCTGAATAGACAACCAAATCTTCTGTTCCCTCTAGGAGTGTTAATGCTGGAGAACTAGACATCTTttcttttaacatgttaaaggCATCTTCTTGGTCCTTGCCCCACACAAACCTCTCCTTCTTCCTTGTCAACTTCGTTAGGGGTAACGCTGTTTTTGAAAAGTCTTGTATAAACCTCCTGTAATAGCTGGCAAGGCCTAGAAAGCTCCTTACTTCAGTTGGAGTTTTTGGGGAAACCCACTTCATTACTGCCTCAATCTTTGATGGATCAACCAAGACGCCTTCTGAATTTATCACGTGGCCGAGAAACTGCACCTCTCTGAGCCAAAaggcgcattttgagaattttgcGTATAGTTTCTCCTTACGGAGAATTTCAAGTACTTCACGCAAGTGTCTCATATGTTCAGTCTTGCTTCGCGAGTAGACTAGAATGTCATCTATGAACACGATCACAGATTTATCTAGCATGGGTCGGCATAcccgattcataagatccataaacgcTGCTGGagcgttcgttaatccaaaggacATAACTAAGAACTCGTAATGTCTATATCGGGTTCTAAATGTGGTCTTTGCAACATCTTCTTCTCGTACCCTAACTTGATGATATCCCGATCGTAAGTCTATCTTTGAAaaccaacttgccccttgtaattgatcaaaaagatcgtcgaTCCgaggtaaagggtagcggttcttcacggtcaatttatttaattctctataatcgatgcacatgcgcatcgacccgtctttcttcttaacgaataGGACAGgcgctccccaaggcgacacactcGGGCATATAAAGCCCTTGTCTAGCAGATCTTGTAGTTGTGTCATTAGCTCTCGCATCTCGGTGGGAGCCAATCTGTAGGGAGCCTTCGCTATCGGCTTCGCACCCGGATTTAACTCTATACAAAACTCTATCTCTCGTTCGGGAGGGAGTCACGACAATTCATccggaaatacatccggaaattCGTTCATGACCTCAACATCTTCAAACCTTGGGAGGTTCTATTGAGCGTCTACTACATAAGCTAAGTAGGCCCCACCTCCGTTAATTACATGCCTGACCGCTTGAACAATAGTACATAATTTCACTTCTACGTTTCTTTCTCCTTGAATTTTCAATTGGCCTCCACTCGGGGTTTGGATAGTTATGGTTTTGTTTTCACAGTTTATCTTCGCGTGGTTCTGGGAcatccaatccatacccactattacCTTAAATTCCCCCAAAACCATAGGTATAAGGTCGATGTTGAATTCCTCACCTTCTATGGTTAACTTACAACTTCTATAGATTTCGTGCAACAAATAATTTTTACTATCggctatctctacttctaagggcatcgACATTCGTTCAACCTTGAATGAAGGATGTTGTACGATTTCATTTAAAATAAACGACATAGTGGCTCCGGTGTCAAACAAAACATGAACCGGCATAAAATTTAATAAGAAAATACCTGAAACAACATTCGGATGAACCTTAGCCTCCTCGGATGTGATTTGGAACATCCTTCCTTGAGCCTTGGaaccctcttgcttcttatcttCCTTTTTCGATTCTTGCTGAAGTTTTGGGCATTCCGACTTAATATGCCCCTTTTCAAAACAATAGAAGCAAGTCTTCGGGTTATTTGGACATTGATAAGACGAATGCCCTTCTTTACCACATTTATAACATCCCTTTTTGCCTAGTAGGCACTCTCCTGTATGAAGTTTTCCACAAGTCTTGCAAGGCGTGATACCACCCTTTGACTTATCTTTCCTTCCATGTTCTTGATACTTCCCCTTTTTAGCAGGACTCGAACTTGCACCCTTTTCACTATACCTCTTTTCACCACGTTCTTCTTGCCTTCTAATTTCAATTTCTCTATCCCGAGCCAAATTGATAAGTTCATCAAGGGTCTCACATTTCGAGGGAGTGATGAACTCCCTAAATTCCGCCTTTAGTACTCCATAAAAGCGATTTATCTTCATTCTTTCCGTTTGCACAAACTCTCCACAGAACTTCATCTGATCCATGAAAGTATTCGATATTTCATTTATTGACTCATTTTTCTGTCGGAGGCGCAAGAAATCCTCTTGGATCTTATCAACAGCCGACTGAGGGCAATGGTATCTCATAAAGGGTTCTTTGAATTCCTGCCAAGTCATCATTTGGAGCCTATCCTCCCCCATTTCCTTGTTGTGCGcatcccaccagtctttcgcttgaAAAGTGAGTTGGCTGTAGCGAACATCACCTGATCTTCCTTATCACAACGACTTCGCATGAACACCACTTCTATATTTGAAATCCATCTTTGACATGCGATCGGGTCGATTTTACCATCATATGTTGCGGGATTGCATGCCATGCAGTCTTTATACGTGCACCGTCGTTCTCTGCTTTTGCTTTTAGATCCCTCAATCAGTTCTTTTAGCTCCTCTATCTTGCTAGTCATCATGGCATCCACGACTCCCAACACCCAACTTTCTACTTCTTGAGTTAATCGTGGAAGATTAGCTTGCATAACCCCTTCCGTCACCTCCATGACTCTACTGTTAAATGCTTCCTGATGAgccatgtcatcatcttcattaACGTTTCTTGCGTCAGCCATCTACACATGATCATGTTTATGTTTAGCGCAAATCTAAAACTTTCATTACATCATGATACTTTAACCCGTGTTTATTTCATTTACAATCTTACATTTTAAACTTTACTCGTCTTTAAAACTTTCATCCTTCATTCATGTCTTTCGACATATTACTTTCGATTTCTTTACACACTTCCTTCTATCGTAACCACTAGTCGGGGTTATATAATCATTTTAGGCCTTGTATAGACCTTAAGCGAGCTTATAATAGGTCTCTAGACCATTTGGAAACTCAAAATATTAAAGGCAACATAAAATAAAATTTTCCAGCGGAACCATTTTCcactacccgtcggcgacggcatcataccccgtcggcgacgggcttccTAAATGTGGCGTCGGCCACTTTGCCCGTAGGCAGATACTTAGAGCGTCGGCAACCaagggggcgtcggcgacggccagaggcccgtcggcgacggcctcccctTTGCTGAAACGTTGCAAATTTGTTTTTTGGTTGTTCCGACTGTTTTCCGGGTCCAATTTCAGCTACCCGGGTCCAAGAACTTCTTATTTTACCCGCATTAACACTTCTTAACATACCCAACCTTAAATCTTAGACCGTAACGCATTAGGCATGCTCATATTAGACAATTATCTAAAATCTTACCTCATTGGCGACCTCGGAGAGAGCACATTAGCACGAGCCATCGGTTTGAGTTCGAGCGCTAAGACTCTTGcccgaatccctcaaacctcagctctgataccaacttgtaaggttCACTTTTCCGTATTTATAAAATTACTTACTAGAGTAATTTAAAGACATCAAAAATACCAACTTTGATACATAGtaaaaaattttacaaaaattaggcatgacccgttcgtaaaacgAACATGCCCCCTGTTTTTAACATAATCAACTAAATAACATTCTACGATCCGTTTGACATAAAACTACCCAAAAGCAAAGACAACAAGTTTTACAAATGTACGACTACTAACAAAGTTGGACAAAATAACAAGTCATGGACCAAAAGATGGAAATAAGCTAGCGGAAGCGTTTGGTATAACATGACATGGACACGTGCTCGCTCCGATTCTCCAAATCGCCTAAagtgaggatttacctacattcaacaacaaagcTTTAAAAGTTAGTTATCATACTTGCTAAATCATAATTCCTTCATTTTAGTTTTATCCGTATATGAGCTTGCATCTTTCTTACACTTTCAACTACCCAATTACTTGGGCTTGGCATATACACTCTTAATGAGAGCTAAGCATACACATTTGACCCGTATAGttgggttaattgctttcaacataatcTTAGTTCGTTCCGGATAACGGATTGAACCTCATGCATTCGCTTTACATTTGTGGCCACCCGTTCTATACGAGTGGTATCATTTCATTACTCGACCCGGTTTGACTCGAACCGGTTGGCTTGCTTAGCTTAATATAGCCTTTATTAACATAACCAAATCTGCGAAAGATTTGTTGCTTACTTTCTAGTCACTATTATCATTACATCATGGCTGTTTATCGAAATAAAAACAAGATTTAATTAAGATTTTTGTATGCAACggaacatacctcgatcttgtgatCCTTCCGATTTCTTAGCACTCGAGCCCTCCTCCTTCACACCTATATCAACATAATCATTTGTTCATTTAGTATCCCAAACTTTGTTCCATTAACTTCCAAGTTACACATAATTgttctttcaagcatttcatcaaacacatggCGGGTTTCGCATTTTTGGGACTTTTACCTATCTTGCTAAAACATGTTTTTAAACTAGTTTTCTTCAATCATTCTACAATAATCAATCAAGCTTTATTCCGTATCAATTTATCTAATGTTTATACATCATAGGCAAGGTTATTCATCAACAAATCACACACATATAAAGACTTGATCATTCTATCCCTAGTAACTTCTCATAAATTGGGTCTTGACTATTTAGCCAACAAAATTTGCTAGTAATCATGTATCATTCTAATCTTATATCATAATCTTAACTAAATTTCTTGTCATGCATTCAAGATTAGATCAAAACCCACTTCCTACAATTTGTTAAATCGCGAAATTGAACTTACCCTTTCAATGAACAAGTTAAGAGCTTGCAATTTCCTGATTATGCTTTCAATTTCTTTGAATCTCTATAGTTTTTCTTGTGAATTGGATGAAGCTAGGGTTTCCCCCCCTGGCCCTTGTTTGATCGAACAGAACCCCACACACGTATTGTGTGTGGGTCTTTTGTTATTTATCATTTTATTAATCTTAGTTTTAGGTAATTACAGCTTTAGTCCCTCTATTTCCATCACAAATTTAATTTAAGCACCACCCTTTTTGTTACATTTTAACTTATGCATAACAAATATTTTTTGGGTGTTACACAAGTGACTTCAGCTATTGCATTAGCAACACCGCAGTACTCAGCCTCTGCACTAGAGCGGGAGACGGTAGCTTGATGCTTAGATGACCAAGATATTAAATTATTTCCAAGAAAAACACAATATCCACTCGTAGATCTCCGAGAATCTGGACAGCCGCCCCACTCCGCGTCCGAGTATGCAACCAAGGAATTTGTAGTTGATTTGACCATGCGAATACCATAGTCTAGGGTCCCCTGAATGTATCGAATGATTCGCTTTATAAAGGCATAGTGGGGATCATGAGGCTCATGCATAAACAAGCAGACCTGCTGCACGGCATAAGATATGTCTGGCCGGGTGAAAGTGAGATACTGTAGGGCTCCGGCAAGGCTTCGGTAGAGAGTGGGGTCATGGAACAACGGACCATCAGTCGCACTTAATTTTGAAGAAAGATCAACAGGAGTGGCACAAGGTTTACATGCTGTCATATTGGCCCGATTAATAATGTCTTTCGCATACTGAGTTTGGTCCAAAAACAGACCAGTAGTCGTGTTGGTTACCTTGATCCCCAAAAAGTGATGCAGTGTACCAAGGTCAGACATGGCGAACTCTCGAGAAAGCGTCTGAATGATGTCACGCAGAAGCTTGTCAGAAGAAGCTGTGAGGACAATGTCATCCACATATAGTAAAAGATAAGCGATCTCATGGCCGGTACTATATATAAACAGAGAGTTGTCACACGCGCTACTTTGAAACCCATGGGATAAAATATAATTTGCAAAACGTGTGTACCAAGCGCGTGGGGCCTGTTTAAGCCCGTATAGCGATTTCTTTAACCTGCAAACAAAACCTGGGAACTGTTTATCAATAAAATCGGGCGGTTGGTGCATGAAGACTGTCTTGTTTAGGTGGCCATGCAGAAAAGCGTTTTTGACATCCAATTGATGAATGGGCCAACCTTTGGAAACTGCAAGAGACAGTACGGTACGAATCGTGGCAGGTTTCACCACAGGGCTAAAAGTATCCTCACAGTCAATGCCCACAGTTTGCGATTTCCCATTAACTACTAAGCGTGCCTTATACCTTTCCAACGTACCATCTGATTTAAACTTATGGCGAAAGAGCCACATGCATCTGATCACCGGTCTATCAACCGGTCTAGGGACCAAATCCCACGTCTCATTTTCCAGCAAAGCAGAATATTCAGCATGCATGGCGCGCAGCCAGTTCAGGTCGGTAAAAGCCTGGTTATAGGTTTTGGGGACGGGGGAGATGGTAGTGGTGTGAAGGGAATAAAGAGGAGGCTTCAGGCTACCTGTTTTGGACATAGTAGCCATCGGATGGGACGAATGCGGTTGGGTAGGTGGCTGGGGTATAGCCGATGACTGGGGAACAGTCGTATATGTCTGAGGAAAAAGAGGTGTTGGTTGTAGGTGAGGGCCGGAAGGGCGAGGTGGGCTGGCCGGATGTATAATGGGTGGGCTAGGAGGGGCGATTGAGGTGCTGGGGTTTGGTGGGGTGGGCGGTTACGGCAAGAGTATGTGTAAGGGAAGGGTGATATGGTAGTGGGTCGTGGGGTGGTCGTAGGTTTTGGGGGCTGGTAGGTGGGAGCCATGGGTGGGGCAAAGCTGAAACCGGGTGGGAGGGTGTCGTCTAGGAACTGGTAGGAGGTGGCGAGAATGGGAATGGTATAGGGGAAGACAGTTTCATCAAATGTGATATGCCGGGAAATTGAGACTTTCCCGGTGGTGGGGTCAAAGCACCGATACCCACGAAAGTCTGGTGGGTAACCAAGGAAAATACACCTGGTGGACCTTGGGTGAAGTTTGTGTGGTTGAGTAGCAGAAGTGTTCGGATAGCAAGCGCATCCGAATACCCGAAGGTGGTCATATGTGGGGTGCCGAAGGAAGAGAGCAAAGGTAGGTGTAAAAAAGTTGAGTCTTTTAGTTGGGAGAATATTGTGTAGGTAAACGGCGGTGTGCAGAGCCTCGACCCAAAAGCTAGGTGGAAGGTGGGAGTGGATAAGGAGAGCGCGGATGATGTCGTTTAGACGACGAATCATGCGCTCGGCATGACCCGTTTTGGGAAGAAGTTTGGGGACATGAGAAACGAAATAATAGGCCATGTTGGGTAGCAAAGGTTTTAAAGGCATTGTTGTCAAACTCACCACCAAGGTCGCACTGAAAGGTTTTAATTTGTCTGTTGAATTGTGTGGCAATTAGACGGTGAAATTTAACAAAAGTGGGAAAAGTTTCAGATTTGTATTTTAGCGGGTAGACCCAAGTAAAATGTGAAAAGTTATCAATTAATACCATAtaatatttatacccagatttACTTGACACGGGGGAAGTCCAAAGATCACAATGAATGATATCAAATGGTGCAAAAGTTTAAGAATTAGATGCATGAAAGGGTAAACGTTTGCTATTGGAAAGTTGACAAGAATGACAAATAGTAGATGATTTGTTCTTATTACAAGAAAAACTAAAATCAAAATGACGACTGAGGACGTCCAAGACTTGAGCACCGGGGTGCCCTAAACGATCGTGCCATGGAAGAGAATATGAGGTGATGAAGGCTGCTTAAGGTGGTAGTTCTGGTGGTGTGACTGGATAGAGATCCCCGGTGCTATTGTGGCGGGAAAGAAGACGCCCAGTTCGAAGGTCCTTCAAAGAAAAACCAAAGGGGTCAAATTCAATGGACACACTGTTATCACGAGTAAAACGTCTAACAGATATTAACTTGTTAATGATTTGAGGGCAGTAAAGGACTCTGGGTAGTATGTAAGTGCGGTTGGGTAAGGTTAAATAGCCCATACCAGACCCTTGAACTGGCAAAGTCACGTCATTGCCGACCATAATCTTACTGTAAATAGGAAAAGAGTCGGGAATTTTGATCATACATGGTTCATCCGTGGAGTGAGATGTAGTGCCTGTGTCCATTACTGAGTTCGGGTCATAGTTAAGCTGCATCGAGGAGAAGGCGGCATTGAGATCTGATGGACACATGGGGTTATAACCCGTAGGCGGATTGGGGCTGAAGTGGGCCTGCGGCTGAAATGGGGCCGAAGGGTAGGTGGGTGGGCCGTAGGCAGCAATAGGTTGTGTTGGGTTCGGCTGAGGTGCAGGAGAGTAATGGGCCGATTGGTTTTGGGTCGTGGGTAGGTTGTATGGTGTAGTGGGCTGGAAAGTAGGTTGAGTTGGGTAGGGACAAAGTGGAGTGTTCCACTAAGCCCATTGGGGGTAGGTTGGGTGACTTGATGGCCAAGGTTGAGAAGATGATGTCGGTCCCCGGCCAGAGCCACGTCCCCGGTTGCTTCGGCCCCGGCCACGGCCACGACCGGTTCGGTGGTAGTAAGGCTGTTGGGATGGTGGGTTAAGGGAGCCAGATTGGGGGTAATGGTTAGGATGCGGTTGTGGTTGTGAGTGGGACGAGTGGTTTGGAGTGGTGGCTACATGAACGGACTGGTTGGTCTTTTGGCGGGCTTCTTGTCTAATACGTTCATCTTCCAGCATGCTACGAGCAAGATCCCAATCCGCACTGTTGGCATTGATGAGAGAGGCAGTTGTGTCATATTCTGCAGGCAAGCCTTGAACAAGTTGAAGTACCAACCTATCTTCAGTTACGGGATGGTCCACGTCTTCCAGTTGATTTGCTAAGTCTTTGAGGCGCTGACAATAGTCGTCCAAAGACGAACAAGCAGATAAAGTGAGGTTGCAAAACCTGGTTTCAAGGGCCCCCGCCCGAGCTTTCTTATTGCTTAGGTTAAGTTTTTCTAGTTTCACCCAAGAATGGCGAGCCGTGGGGCCACTGTCGAGAACTCGGGGTAAAAGATCATCGGATACAGTGCTGAGAATCCATTGGAGAACGAGAGCATCAAGATCCTTCCAAGCTTTGTACTTGGCTGCGGTCTCTGGTGGGGGTTCAGTTCCATCGATGTGGTTAGTAACTTGATAGGCCACAGCATGGAATCGAAACAGCTTAACCCAAGAAGTATACGTGACCTTGACGCCATCAAGGGTACGTATCTTTGACTGCACGTTGGTGACCGAGTAGGCTGGGTGCAGCTGTTTGAGTGGTTTATCGGAGCCAGAAAACTCAGGCTCATCTTTCTTTTCGTCGCTGGACATTGTGTGAGGAGGCTAGGGTTTTCGGCGCAGACAAGGGGCTGTCAAAACAGCTGAGAAAAAACGAAAAAGGGAAGGAGGGAAGATGGTATGCAGAACctagggctctgataccatgaaagTGGTTGTAATTGTATTTACTGAATGAATACAATTGATACAATGGGTCCCTTTATATAGGGATTGAACCCTAGCCTAAATAAGGAAACGATAATCATAACTAAATACAATACAATCAACAATATATGGAAATAATTCTCTGCTGAATAATGTTCGGCTAATAGTATTGAGTATGTAAAACATGAATTTAACAAAATATgagttttatttatgatccaagtctcggattttacaacgattacaaagaaAAAACGATTACAAGAAcgcaagatttccaaaaatagaatttcaagcaatggtttctaaatGTGGAAAGTATGAagacgcagggcgttacagtctcccctcctttaggaaatttcatcccaaaATTTATTCAAGAGCTAGACTTGAAGAGTTTTGGCAAAAATTTGAGACTTGGAAATTTTGAAACGTTTTAAAAAGTACGAAATTTTGGGGAGAAAGGCAAAACTGGTTTGTAAGAGGATTTGTTTGGCAACAATGGTTTTGATGCATAAGCATGGGTGAAACGTGTATAGGTAAAACGATTTTGAATAGCTAAATTTGGAGTTGTTTTACAATTGTATCGCATTCACGAAGGAGGCCTTTATAAAATAGTTTGTAATCAATCACGAAGGGTAGTATAAAACCACATATTCATAAAAATTGCTTTTCGAGTGGAACGAGAAAATTTGATAAAATAAAGTATTAACGGCCTACTAAATACGTTTACACAAGAATAAAGAATGGAAGATGGTTTTAAAGGTAAtgagataagttaggatttgaatgttTAGACAAGCTTGATCGTGAACGAGGTTTGTATGAAAGAgaaggataatggagaataatacgagtatagaagtGAACTATGGACTCTTTAAAGGATGCAAGCAtaagaatagcataagtgttggataggaTGGAAGTAGTGTGTTAGAAATGAAGTCTCGTTGTGGATAATCAGATATAACGCGTTTgcgagttgtttaaagtttgaattaggtccaaaagatctgcaaaacactgaatttctcatggcgcGTTTTACGAAaatttggtaacatggtgaaaacacttatatataagaagtaccagcggcgtatccaccatgtttcgaccATGTTACGTTCATTTCGTATTCGGTGTcgtgttacgttccgtgtcttaccatacacagtagtacacccTATGGTTCTCAGGTGCCAATCACTATAATCctgtgtgcacccgcgattatattgattatcgcatgatccgcatagcttgtactagttgtgtatgaatcagggtatacataatttaaaaaaaaaataagaatgtgtacgtataagaatatagtatataagcaagtccatgcttaagtatgtatgagacccacgcaagcgaatcccttggattacgctcgcgtataggtacgaatgtatgaatcatgtgtatgaatgaaagtatgagcataagtataaATTTAAGTATGAATGTGCACGTAagtatgagtataaacataaaacgtacGAGTAGTATGAGTATACGTATAAGCATGAAACGTATGAATATAAGTATGAATACGattataagtataagcataaaacgtattgttatgaatatgagtgTGAGTGTGAGTACGAATACTAATGATTGCGTATATAGTATTAATTGAAACATAACAATTTTTAAGCATGTAAAAGTGCTCAAAAGGTTGAGCATGTAAATATGAACGATATAAATGAAATTGTCGCGATGAAacgactaaaacgtgtatgatgatatgcatgtatagttgtttaaacgaaacgttgagtttatctaatcaaaattagattgagcttggtttgaagggtagaatatagtttgtatatgtaagaggatataaagtactcattggttaagcataatgtattttgTAATATATGGAAATGatatttttgttttaaaagagtttacgtaatccgaagatggtcggtccctatgaagtcttcttgcccacgtgttttgtaaattggtgtaggaaagtTTTTCGATAAAAAGTAGGTTCGTTTCATCAaacaagaaattatgaatttaggaggttcttgtgaaaacgaggATCCTCAGaaaagaaatttagcaaaaggacttagtgattattaaaagttttaacaaatgatttgttgatgttgaaaagagtatttggtaaaacgatcatataacatctataagatcttataagtaattgagaaaggttggtttgatttcgattaagaatggaagtctctagcatgatgatataatgtgagcgtgtgttttagtgattaagtcgaatatgaagttcatgggcaagagattcactggaccgattaaattgatatgtagcatttcgtaaggttttgaaattTGGGTAATAAAACGTCTTAAGACGTGATTAAGAATCTtgtgtatatgagttgagtgaaaatagattgtaggatAGAAAGTAcgcttgataaaacaatgtattttgaaatcggtataagtaggtattttgaataatgataaacaatttaggtataaaatatgatcgagtttgcataataagatattttgaagagacgttttggtaacgatcacctaggtaagggtaTCACCCTTAACTCGTTGGTGAAGTCattttaagaaaaggggagtggagttaatcgtcaaggtaaggaaatcactcctatctcgatgatatgtctccacttgtcgttacaaggaatataaatttaaattatatgaaatcatgcatatgtataaatgtatggaaaagattcaatatgttgtgtgtgtgaaaagggAATATCGAAAGTATATTCgaatttgaaagattgcatcgtataaaataaataatagaaacacatgtttgattaaaatttgagatggttccaaaacggaactttagctaaccaaagtggtcgaaaagtctttcgaatttgaggagcatgctttggcctaataggtgaattactctcgccgacaagtcggttaacggtatttacccttccggttactacatgtcccaaatcaattgaaatttcgagacttggcgggatttatgaaaaatcgaggagtggaactagtcgacaaggtgcgggtttcacccctagcttggcGATTTCGTCCCCTAAGTGTGGTTGTTACTCgttgggtcaaaatttaatttcgactcgttgacgagggtccactagaattcgAAATTGAAATTCTTCATCAAGATGAGGACTTCACTCCTAGCTTGATGATGAATCTCGTAtaaaagaataggtagattgagagtcgttcaccaaattgtgggtttcacgcctattttggtgaatttgtctcgtttgtataatacgagtgtttgcggatttagaatagtcgagtaaaatgtatGAGGAAAAGCGTATGTtgaagattaaacaaacaagtataaacatgtcAAGAATGGCACATAGAGAATGAAGtattaaaacaaatattaacaccaaataaaacatgtattaacaCATAAGAATAGTATGTCAAGTATTAACATATAGGTGACATATATGTTTAAAggtcaaaagagaataaataatgAGCAAATAAAGTAACATGCAAGTAGTTCAAACAAAGCatgagaataaagctctagaactatagactaggtaaaaagcatggcaattttttcctaattccctatagttatggctct encodes:
- the LOC110923830 gene encoding uncharacterized protein LOC110923830 — translated: MTWQEFKEPFMRYHCPQSAVDKIQEDFLRLRQKNESINEISNTFMDQMKFCGEFVQTERMKINRFYGVLKAEFREFITPSKCETLDELINLARDREIEIRRQEERGEKRYSEKGASSSPAKKGKYQEHGRKDKSKGGITPCKTCGKLHTGECLLGKKGCYKCGKEGHSSYQCPNNPKTCFYCFEKGHIKSECPKLQQESKKEDKKQEGSKAQGRMFQITSEEAKVHPNVVSGIFLLNFMPVHVLFDTGATMSFILNEIVQHPSFKVERMSMPLEVEIADSKNYLLHEIYRSCKLTIEGEEFNIDLIPMVLGEFKVIVGMDWMSQNHAKINCENKTITIQTPSGGQLKIQGERNVEVKLCTIVQAVRHVINGGGAYLAYVVDAQ